The following proteins are encoded in a genomic region of Jaculus jaculus isolate mJacJac1 chromosome 13, mJacJac1.mat.Y.cur, whole genome shotgun sequence:
- the LOC101616543 gene encoding cytochrome b-c1 complex subunit 9 isoform X2 yields MAGPGFTANLYSLLFRRTSTFALTIAVGALFFERAFDQGADAFYEHINEGVRGWDILTLGLPE; encoded by the exons ATGGCGGGTCCGGGCTTTACCGCGAATCTGTACTCCCTGCTGTTCCGCAGGACTTCCACCTTCGCCCTCACTATCGCGGTGGGCGCCCTGTTCTTCGAGCGTGCCTTCGATCAAGGCGCGGACGCGTTCTACGAGCACATCAACGAGGGGGTGAGGGGCTGGGACATCCTGACCTTGGGCCTGCCTGAATG A
- the LOC101616543 gene encoding cytochrome b-c1 complex subunit 9 isoform X1 produces MAGPGFTANLYSLLFRRTSTFALTIAVGALFFERAFDQGADAFYEHINEGKLWKHIKHKYETQE; encoded by the exons ATGGCGGGTCCGGGCTTTACCGCGAATCTGTACTCCCTGCTGTTCCGCAGGACTTCCACCTTCGCCCTCACTATCGCGGTGGGCGCCCTGTTCTTCGAGCGTGCCTTCGATCAAGGCGCGGACGCGTTCTACGAGCACATCAACGAGGGG AAGCTGTGGAAACACATCAAGCACAAGTACGAGACCCAGGAGTAG